CGTTGTTAACATCCAATGCTGCATTCAACTCCTCACTGAAAAGCGCAAACCAACCCTTAGGGTTagatttgaaaagttcCCACTTCCCCGAATACTTATACTTCGCACTAAACATCTCCATAGGACACACTATCATAATACAAAGAGGCTGTATGATTGGTAAACGCTTCAAAATCGCGACATCCTCTAACAAGAATGTGTCTTCAAAAAGGGTCCTAAAAATAATCAACGCTAGTTCTCTCGATTCTTCACTCATTTGCCACAATTCAGTCAAACATCTATCCATATCTACCCAAGATTCCTCcaattgttgttgagatGGTTCCTCTATTTTCAAAGCTTCACCCCAAACCCTTTTGGCGACTTCCACCCATAAGAAAGCAAGTTTCTCTTTGATATACCTTGGATCATTTGGCTGCACTCTGTAATTGAGTTCCACAATCCATTTCCTCAAGGTCAGCCTTTTCTCCTCATCATAACCGCTCCAATTCCTCTTCAATGCGTTCACCAATAATCCCAAACCGAAGTGTTTTAGAATTGAATTCTGTGGATTGTTTAACGCGATTTCATAACCCCAGAAAGGAGACTCCTCTCGGTCTTTAACCTCATCCAGAAATTTTTGTGCTTCCACTCTTTTTACATTCTCCGTTTTTGGATCATAAATTACTTCTAAAGCGGTCACTACCTGAGATGCCCCTAGACCGTCCATCTCGTCTTACTGCTTATAAGTGTGAGCCACAATCGCTTGAGCTAATGCTAAATAAACAAAGACAACTCAAAGACAAAACTAGCTTTCAACAATGATGTTTTCTGTATGTTCTTTTCCAAAACTCCTCTTAGAATCTACTAAAGAACTTTGAAAGCCAGCTGAAATATCAATCTTCCGCTAAGGCTTAGTACTCTTATGATCTAGCAATCCCTCCAACTGTTATGCCCTTTTCTTTACTGAACCTTCTAAGAATTTCTGAAGCGAAAGTATCCCTCAAGTACTACTCCTACACGCTATTCAACACGAGGCCTACCAGGAAAACGAAAATACTATCAAGAAATAAAAGTACTTCGGCATTGAATCCTTAAAGGTCTTATCGAAAGtatgtattattattgtttttgaagctTCCAAGATCCATTTTGCCACCTCTTAGACGAATTTCGTAAAAAATGATCACAATATCTATATAATCATGCAAATAATAAAGTAGAGTgggatatatatatatatatatatatatatatatatatattatagtGTACAGAGTAAGTCCACATTGTGAAATGAGAACTATAGAAcgaatttcttcttctctttgtcCATAGATGGTTTGTGTTCCCATTCTGTTTCTTCCTTGATACCCCTTTGCAACCTCCTTAGTTTTAGTGTGAATTGAGGGccaagttcttgaagacctactttttcttcattcCTAAATATGTAACGGTGTCTGCGGAAAAAGATGTAATCTCTTTGGTTGTGTAAGGTGATGACTTGTCTACCTTCAAAGTCTGGGTTTTTTGGGAAAATAGATTGGAAAAGTTTACCCACAGTCTTACCTAACCTAGTACTAAAGttgttcaatatcaatTCTGGGATATGACTCGTTGGTCTACCATGGCCAACAATTTTCTCAACTTCGACGTAAGAGCTGACCTTGAAGTAGAATGTAGGACCATCGGGAAGATGTATAAATGTAAGCCCTGttaccttctttttgtcTTCGTTAATAATAACGATATCCGTGTAGTTTCTGTTATTACAAAACTCAGCTATCTCCTTTAATTTGTAGCCAAACTTTCTCTTGACAAAAGTCACATTTGGGAACACTTCGATTAGAACATTTGCAAATTCATATGCCTTTTTCTTCGCATTGACATTGGTGGTGAGAAGAATTTTTGGTGGTTCACTACCGTTGTTGAAAAACCTACTAAGGTCATCCATTTCACCTTCAATATCTTGACCCATGGTCTCATCATAGACCCTAAGGTTATCGATAGTGTTAGGAACATTTTCTGCAagtctcttctcttttagtTCGGGATTTTCCCTCTCTTCCTTAGCTCTCGCCCTTCTCATAGTGTGACGCTCTTTGTTCTGCTGATCCTTCAGCTCCGCAAAGAGcttttgtctcttttgCTTGTTCTTGATTCTGATCTCATCGACTGCCATGTTGAACTATTATAACCTGAGTGGCTCACGTATAACTTACACACAACAAGAAACCTCGGAGTATTAGAGTTGGACTTATTAAAACATGCACCTTTACTTAAAAGCTTatcatctcatctcatctcatctcatctcatctcatccTAAAATATTTCTGATTATTCGGTCGAATTTTCCGTGGTGTttatttcaaaagaaaaaaaaagaaatataatcCCGCACGTGATTACGATTAATGACAGGAATCAAGAGAGAACATTTCACTAAAATCTAGATATGTAATGATGATACAACACAGGCAATACTACGAAATAAATATGACCtccaaaacaacaaaaatgaCACGAGACTTATATAGAGAAAGCAGTTTTTTCAATGGTTTAAAAAGAATGGGGTTGCGGTAATTAATCGGTTGTGGAatcttttttgttcttaGCGGGATCTCTTTCATTAGCGACtctattcttcttctttggaactCTGGCTAACCAGTACAAGAACAGACAGCCGCACCAGTTGAAAATGATGTACACAAAAAATATACCAAAGTTCCTCCATCTTCTCTGTAATCAGAtttgtaatttttcaaaaaggtGTTCGACTCAGAAATCCTGCAAAACCTGCAATCGCTGTTATCTTCGGGATTTTGCAAGTAGCCACCATGAGACTTGATGAAAGGAGTCATGTAGGTACCACAATTCTGTCCTTCTCTAGGACTGAAGTGAACAAATTCATAGGGCGCACATTGCGTTTTAGTGTTCGCTATTCCAGTGGAAATCAAACCATCCATGAGATACGTTAGTGGAGAAACACGGTACATGAAGTTCCAGAAACCCGGTAGGACGCCAGGACCCCCAAACACTCCGGAAAATAGCAAAGATATCATAAAGAAGATAGAGGCAATGTTTGCAGCGAGCGCATCGTGTTCTAGGCCTCCCATACATAATTGGCCCATGGAACTAATGTACGTGTAAAACTCAATGCAGAGTAACCAGAAAAGAACACCCCTCTCATGCAACTGACCGGCATAAGAAGCGTTATTATAGAAGCCAACTGGATaatagaaaacaaagaaagcGACAGTTCCTAAGATTACATTAAAGGGAATTTCTACAACAAATTGGGAGAAAATAAACGCCAACCAAGAAAATGTTCTACTTGGCCGCTCCCTTGCTTCGTATAAATCCCTTTGTGAAACAAACATAGGGAGATATTGTTCACAGGCTGGACTGAACACTATAGTGAAAGTAAAGATTGCAAATAGCTGATTTTGTAGCCCTTGAAGAGTTAACTTtgctttgaaaaatgtgAAACCAAGTAAAATTTGTGGGAGCACAGTTAGCATAACTTTCGACCAAATATAAGAAGGCGTTCTCCAATATTGTTGGAACAAACGTTTAGTAACAATTTTGAACTGGTAAGGAAGAGATGTACCGAACTCTTTTTGCTCTTCAGTTGTATCCATAGGTTTTTTTGCCAATTCAACTTCCATCCAATCAAGTTCCTTTTGTACCATCCTGTACTCTTCGGAGTTTCTCCATATTTCGTGATAGTCTACAGTAGTCGATGAGCCCGGCGCGGCTCCAATAACTTCCAACATCCATTCTGCAGGATTGGCACCTTCTGGACATTTGTGAGCTCCATTTCTCTCGAAATAATCAATCATGGTCTGGCAACCGTGGCCTAAATCACCGAAATATACAGTTTTACCACCTTTCTGCAAAAATAAGAGCCTATCGAATTCTTGCATTAACAAAGCAGAAGGCTGATGGATGGTACATAGAATAGCCTGGCCATGGTCAGCCAATTTCCTCATTAGCTGACACACTGACCAGGCTGTCTGAGAGTCCAAACCAGACGTCGGCTCATCTAAGAATAACAACAATTTAGGTCTGGCAGCCAACTCTACACCGATAGtcaatctctttctctgttCGACATTCAAACCTTCACCAGTAACACCTACCACAGCGTCAGCATACTTTTCCATCCCCAACATGCGGATGACGTGCTCTACGTATCTATTCTTATCTTCGATAGAAACCGACGATGGCTGACGTAAGTATGCTGAAAATCTCAAGGATTCCCTAACGGTAGCTGTTGACAAGTGTAGATCCTGTTGTTGACAATAACCAATAGAACGTGGGAAAGAATTATCACGTAAGTGACCGTTAACAAACATGTCACCGGTGATGACACCCATTGTGACTCTCGAGGCCAAACAATCTAACAAAGTTGTTTTACCAGCACCGGAAGAACCCATCAAGGCTGTCAAAGTTCCTGGCTTCACCCAACCATCGACATTTGATAAAATACGACGggtttctttcttgatttgcACATCATAACAGACATTTCTCCAATGGAAGATCGCTCCTGATTTCTCTAACGCAATTGCCGACTGTTTCTCATCTACGGATTCATTAGAATCTTCCTGCGAGTCCTGTAAGAGCTTACGGTCTGTAATCCCACCTTCTGGATCTTCACCTGTTTCAACATCGGATTTTGGCCTTGAaagagcttcttttttagCTTTCTTGAGGACTGCTTTAGGGAACACTAGGATTTCACCCTTTTGTACTGCACTTTCGTTATATTCGCAGAATAACAAGTAGACAGCACTGAAGAATATGAAATACGCAAGGGCAATACCGAAACCTCTCCACCTATGGGAAGGATCATAACCATAAGATTGTACAATAAAATCTTTACCTGAGACATAAGGTAAGCCTGGTTTTGAGCCAACAGTATTACAGACTTTTTCCGTGGCGCTGACGTTTTCATACCCAGGACCTGATGGTATAAATACTGCACATGGGAAGTCTCTTCCATTGAACTCATTAATCATCAATGATTCAAAGACATAAGATACTGGATTAATATACCAAAGCCACTTTGACCAACCAAgcatatttttctttggtataGTAAAGCCAACGTATaatgttattattaataaAAGCACTGATGAAGGTACCATAGCTTCTGGTAAAGTTTTAGCAGCAGAACCAAGGCACCTGAAAATAGAGGACATCACCAAAGTGGACAAGAAATTCATCATGaagtaaaagaagaacggTCCAGGTTCTCTTCTAAAGTTTGCCATGAAGTAAAGGATCACATTGAAAAAGACTGCGGTGATAAATTTTCCAGGAAGTTCCGATATCATCGAAGCCAATGCATCTGCAGAAGGGTGGTACAACGAGTACCTCTTGTGTTTTTCAATTATCGGTCTTGCCTcatacaaagaaaatatttcTAGCATTGACGAGAAAGCATTGAAAAGAACTGAGATATAGAGGGCTGCTCCTCGGAAAAAGAACGTGTTTGTAGTAGTATGCTTCATAGATTTATAGAATGCCGATCCTAAGATCAAGGACATGCAAGTATTACTCACTATTGTTCCCAAAGTAATTGAgtagcttcttcttataCGCAAGATATTCCTTAGGGTTAGGTATTTTACTTGCATACCATAGTTCACGATATAAGGAGATCCCTTTCTTTGCCCATCGCTTTGTCTTGCTATGTGTGATTCCTCCAATTCTTGAAGGCTCTTAGCGGAGTCTTTActcaactcttcttcaatatcgGCACGAAGTTGCTTATATTCTGGTGAGTTTCTCCAGtattcttccatttctttaGCAGTGGATGGAATAAATCTCCCTTCTTTAACATAATCTTGATTCACAATTCTTTCAGCAGGGTTGGTCACAGATGTTAGAAAATCGGCTGTAGTCTGCCTAGGTGGGCAAACGTATCCCATATTTTCGAAGTACTTTTTGGCATCCTTGGCGTATCCGAAAAAGATCTGGAAACCTTCATCTAGAACACATACCTTGTCAAAAAGATCATAGGTATCCTGAGAACATTGGTAGATAGCTATTACAGCAGTAGAACCAGAGATATCGGTACTTGTTTTCAACGCACGAATGAAT
This genomic interval from Kluyveromyces marxianus DMKU3-1042 DNA, complete genome, chromosome 4 contains the following:
- the RPF1 gene encoding rRNA-binding ribosome biosynthesis protein RPF1, yielding MAVDEIRIKNKQKRQKLFAELKDQQNKERHTMRRARAKEERENPELKEKRLAENVPNTIDNLRVYDETMGQDIEGEMDDLSRFFNNGSEPPKILLTTNVNAKKKAYEFANVLIEVFPNVTFVKRKFGYKLKEIAEFCNNRNYTDIVIINEDKKKVTGLTFIHLPDGPTFYFKVSSYVEVEKIVGHGRPTSHIPELILNNFSTRLGKTVGKLFQSIFPKNPDFEGRQVITLHNQRDYIFFRRHRYIFRNEEKVGLQELGPQFTLKLRRLQRGIKEETEWEHKPSMDKEKKKFVL
- the PDR5 gene encoding pleiotropic drug resistance family ABC transporter, with the translated sequence MNFGIKSQSEPSNYQPEYHGFDQQVERQVKELARSLSRASIDKQRYPAAFNSHISTNDESEHDDNKSITSIFSGVHEGVNPVYLDPSAPGYDARLDPNSEHFSSAAWIKNMVAFSMQDPEYYKHYTIGCCWKDLRAFGDSNDVSYQSTVTTLPGKYLGKIKRHFSATKEEDLFDILKPMDGLVKPGELLVVLGRPGAGCSTLLKTISANVEGYSIDPNSTISYNGLDPKVIKKHFRGEVVYNAEGDIHFPHLTVYETLYNVALLATPSNRIKGVSREEFAKHITEVAMATYGLSHTKNTKVGGDLVRGVSGGERKRVSIAEVTICGSKFQCWDNATRGLDSATALEFIRALKTSTDISGSTAVIAIYQCSQDTYDLFDKVCVLDEGFQIFFGYAKDAKKYFENMGYVCPPRQTTADFLTSVTNPAERIVNQDYVKEGRFIPSTAKEMEEYWRNSPEYKQLRADIEEELSKDSAKSLQELEESHIARQSDGQRKGSPYIVNYGMQVKYLTLRNILRIRRSYSITLGTIVSNTCMSLILGSAFYKSMKHTTTNTFFFRGAALYISVLFNAFSSMLEIFSLYEARPIIEKHKRYSLYHPSADALASMISELPGKFITAVFFNVILYFMANFRREPGPFFFYFMMNFLSTLVMSSIFRCLGSAAKTLPEAMVPSSVLLLIITLYVGFTIPKKNMLGWSKWLWYINPVSYVFESLMINEFNGRDFPCAVFIPSGPGYENVSATEKVCNTVGSKPGLPYVSGKDFIVQSYGYDPSHRWRGFGIALAYFIFFSAVYLLFCEYNESAVQKGEILVFPKAVLKKAKKEALSRPKSDVETGEDPEGGITDRKLLQDSQEDSNESVDEKQSAIALEKSGAIFHWRNVCYDVQIKKETRRILSNVDGWVKPGTLTALMGSSGAGKTTLLDCLASRVTMGVITGDMFVNGHLRDNSFPRSIGYCQQQDLHLSTATVRESLRFSAYLRQPSSVSIEDKNRYVEHVIRMLGMEKYADAVVGVTGEGLNVEQRKRLTIGVELAARPKLLLFLDEPTSGLDSQTAWSVCQLMRKLADHGQAILCTIHQPSALLMQEFDRLLFLQKGGKTVYFGDLGHGCQTMIDYFERNGAHKCPEGANPAEWMLEVIGAAPGSSTTVDYHEIWRNSEEYRMVQKELDWMEVELAKKPMDTTEEQKEFGTSLPYQFKIVTKRLFQQYWRTPSYIWSKVMLTVLPQILLGFTFFKAKLTLQGLQNQLFAIFTFTIVFSPACEQYLPMFVSQRDLYEARERPSRTFSWLAFIFSQFVVEIPFNVILGTVAFFVFYYPVGFYNNASYAGQLHERGVLFWLLCIEFYTYISSMGQLCMGGLEHDALAANIASIFFMISLLFSGVFGGPGVLPGFWNFMYRVSPLTYLMDGLISTGIANTKTQCAPYEFVHFSPREGQNCGTYMTPFIKSHGGYLQNPEDNSDCRFCRISESNTFLKNYKSDYREDGGTLVYFLCTSFSTGAAVCSCTG